A portion of the Rhinolophus sinicus isolate RSC01 linkage group LG03, ASM3656204v1, whole genome shotgun sequence genome contains these proteins:
- the RPS27L gene encoding ribosomal protein eS27-like, producing the protein MPPPDRVLLARGVASEICSGWACERINMPLARDLLHPSLEEEKKKHKKKRLVQSPNSYFMDVKCPGCYKITTVFSHAQTVVLCVGCSTVLCQPTGGKARLTEGCSFRRKQH; encoded by the exons ATGCCCCCGCCCGATCGCGTGCTGCTCGCCAGGGGTGTCGCCTCAGAGATCTGTTCGGGCTGGGCTTGCGAAAGGATCAACATGCCT TTGGCTAGAGATTTACTACATCCGTCcttggaagaggaaaagaaaaaacataaaaagaaacgGCTAGTTCAAAGtccaaattcttattttatggatgtGAAATGTCCAG gTTGCTACAAGATTACCACGGTTTTCAGCCATGCTCAGACAGTGGTTCTTTGTGTAGGTTGTTCAACAGTGTTGTGCCAGCCGACAGGAGGAAAGGCCAGACTCACAGAAG GGTGTTCATTTAGAAGAAAGCAACACTAA